A region from the Melanotaenia boesemani isolate fMelBoe1 chromosome 11, fMelBoe1.pri, whole genome shotgun sequence genome encodes:
- the ubac1 gene encoding ubiquitin-associated domain-containing protein 1, whose product MFVQEEKIFAGKVLKIHICTMDGTEWLEEVTEDTTVEKLKEKCLKHYVHGSLEDPKTLTHHKLIHAATERVLTDTKTVADENLKDKDVLLLIKKRPPPTPPKMADVSSEEKKKQDNKAPDKDAILKATANLSTRHTDRTVTQHNIRDFQTELRKILVSLIEVAQKLLALNPDAVELFKKANAMLDEDDEDRVDETALQQLTEMGFPESRAIKALRLSHMSVTQAMEWLIEHVDDPSVDTPLPGQDCSGAAGASAAASPGPSASASASASGSASSSNLHRSLSSQSSTDESSRQDELTEIFKRIRRKREFRPDSRAVIALMEMGFDEKEVIDALRVNNNQQDAACEWLLGDRKPSPEDLDKGIDTNSPLFQAILENPVVQLGLTNPKTLLAFEDMLENPLNSTQWMNDPETGPVMLQISRIFQTLNRT is encoded by the exons ATGTTCGTGCAGGAGGAGAAAATATTTGCCGGGAAAGTGTTGAAAATACACATATGCACTATGGACGGCACGGAATGGTTGGAAGAGGTCACGGAAGACACCACTGTTGAGAAACTAAAGGAGAAGTGCTTGAAACAT TATGTACATGGAAGTCTAGAAGACCCCAAAACACTTACCCATCATAAACTTATACATGCTGCTACAGAAAGAGTCCTCACCGACACTAAAACTGTTGCTGATGAAAATCTCAAAGATAAAG ATGTTTTGCTTCTTATAAAGAAAAGACCGCCGCCAACTCCTCCAAAGATGGCAGATGTTAGTTCAGAAGAAAAG AAGAAACAAGATAACAAAGCTCCAGACAAAGATGCTATCCTAAAAGCTACAGCCAACCTGTCCACACGACACACTGACCGCACCGTTACGCAACACAACATCAGAGAT TTTCAAACAGAGCTTAGAAAAATCCTGGTTTCTCTTATTGAAGTCGCTCAGAAGCTTCTTGCCTTGAACCCTGATGCTGTTGAACTCTTCAAAAAGGCCAACG CAATgttggatgaagatgatgaagaccGAGTGGATGAAACAGCCCTACAGCAGCTTACTGAGATGGGTTTCCCTGAAAGCAGAGCAATCAAAGCTCTGAGATTGAGCCA CATGTCAGTAACCCAGGCTATGGAGTGGCTGATCGAGCATGTGGATGACCCCTCCGTAGACACGCCGCTACCAGGACAAGACTGTTCTGGGGCAGCGGGAGCATCAGCAGCTGCCTCACCAGGCCCTTCAGCTTCAGCTTCAGCTTCAGCCTCAGGTTCAGCCTCCAGCTCGAACCTCCACCGCAGCCTCTCCAGCCAGTCGAGCACAGACGAGAGCAGCAGGCAAGATGAACTCACAGAGATCTTCAAGAGGATCCGCAGGAAAAGGGAGTTCAGACCAGATTCGAGG GCTGTCATTGCATTGATGGAGATGGGCTTTGATGAAAAGGAGGTGATTGATGCTCTAAGGGTCAACAACAACCAACAGGATGCTGCG TGTGAATGGTTGCTAGGAGACAGGAAACCTTCTCCGGAAGATCTGGACAAAGGCATTGACACCAACAGCCCTCTGTTCCAAGCCATCCTGGAAAACCCAGTGGTCCAGCTGGGTCTTACCAATCCCAAGACTCTGCTAG ctTTTGAAGACATGTTGGAGAATCCACTAAACAGCACCCAGTGGATGAACGACCCTGAGACTGGCCCTGTCATGCTCCAAATATCCAGAATCTTCCAGACCCTCAATCGCACATAG